Proteins encoded by one window of Primulina huaijiensis isolate GDHJ02 chromosome 1, ASM1229523v2, whole genome shotgun sequence:
- the LOC140981886 gene encoding ABC transporter G family member 31: MASSNGSEFFELDVEIDGERNFARPSNADSVAQDEEELRWAAIEKLPSRNRGNFALLRRTSPDSSGGEEYTDTIDVRKLNRFNRELVVKRALATNAQDNFKLLSGIKERLDRVGLEIPKVEVRFENLHVTADVQIGSRALPTLVNYSRDMIEHILTKLRLFSPKRHSLTILSDISGVVKPRRMTLLLGPPGSGKSTLLLALAGKLESGLKKSGDITYNGHQLDDFFVQRTSAYISQTDNHIAELTVRETLDFAARCQGSSDGFSGYMEDLTRLEKEKNIRPRPEIDAYMKASSVGGKRHSVSTDYILKVLGLDVCSDTLVGNDMLRGVSGGQKKRVTTGEMVVGPRKTLFMDEISTGLDSSTTYQIVNCIRNFVHVMEGTVLMALLQPAPETFELFDDLILLSEGYLIYQGPRANVIEFFESLGFRLPPRKSIADFLQEVTSRKDQAQYWSDHSKPYEFVPVSKLAEDFKNSRYAQDLKSFLSVPYNKSRKHSSALPTTNFAESKWVLFKACFSRELLLINRHRFLYIFRTCQVAFVGFVTCTMFLRTKLHPVDVTNGDLYLSCLFFGLVHMMFNGFSELPLMIFRLPVFYKQRDNLFYPAWTWSLSSFILRVPYSVIEAVVWSCIVYYSVGFAPGAGRFFRFMFLLFSVHQMALGLFRTMACLARDMIIANTFGSAALLIVFLLGGFVLPKEMIKPWWVWAFWVSPLSYGQRAISVNEFTATRWMETSAAGNFTLGNTVLQLHSLPSDRYWYWLGVGVLLAYALFFNITVTLALAFLEPMKKPQTIVSQDHDLVNSASNGQAGKSDMILGMDSKTKKGMILPFQPLTMTFHNVNYFVDMPKEMSSQGVPETRLQLLSNVSGVFSPGVLTALVGSSGAGKTTLMDVLAGRKTSGCVEGDIKISGYLKEQKTFARISGYVEQSDIHSPQLTVHESLWFSSFLRLPKEVNEEQRREFVEEVMQLVELDYLRHALVGLPGSTGLSTEQRKRLTIAVELVANPSIIFMDEPTSGLDARAAAIVMRTVRNTVDTGRTVVCTIHQPSIEIFETFDELLLMKRGGRVIYGGKLGEKSQTMIDYFQEISGIPPIPNGYNPATWMLEISTPFVEERITKDFAVIYCNSQQYRDVEASIQRFSIPLEQSEPLKFSSTYSKDAISQFNICLWKQNLVYWRSPMYNVVRLVFTTVSAIIIGTIFWDVGSKRDSTQNLFVVLGALYSSVLFLGVNNASSVQPVVSIERTVFYREKAAGMYSPFPYAFAQGLVEIPYILVQTISYGIITYFLINFERTAGKIFLYLLFMFLTFTYFTFYGMMVVGLTPTQNLASVISSAFYSLWNLLSGFLVPKPQIPGWWIWFYYVCPISWTLRGIITSQLGDVETMVIGPGFEGSVKDFIEARFGYGPGMFGITVVVLVGFILFFFSVFAISLKVLNFQKR, from the exons ATGGCATCCTCCAATGGCAGCGAGTTCTTCGAGTTGGACGTGGAAATTGACGGGGAAAGGAACTTCGCGCGTCCGTCCAACGCGGACTCGGTGGCGCAGGACGAAGAAGAGCTGCGCTGGGCGGCGATCGAGAAGCTTCCGTCTCGGAACCGCGGCAATTTCGCTCTGCTCAGGCGAACATCACCGGATTCTAGTGGCGGCGAGGAGTATACTGACACCATCGACGTGAGGAAGCTTAATCGTTTCAATCGCGAGCTTGTGGTTAAGAGAGCGCTCGCCACCAACGCGCAGGACAACTTCAAACTCCTTTCTGGAATCAAAGAACGTCTCGACAG AGTGGGTCTGGAGATTCCCAAAGTTGAAGTTCGGTTTGAGAACCTTCACGTAACTGCCGACGTACAGATCGGTTCCAGAGCTCTTCCAACTTTGGTAAACTATTCGCGTGATATGATCGAG CATATATTAACCAAACTGAGGTTATTTTCGCCCAAAAGACATTCTCTAACCATCCTGAGTGACATCAGTGGGGTGGTAAAACCAAGAAG GATGACGCTGCTTTTGGGGCCACCAGGTTCTGGAAAATCGACGTTGCTTCTGGCTCTTGCAGGGAAACTTGAAAGTGGCTTGAAG AAAAGTGGAGATATCACATACAACGGTCATCAGCTTGATGATTTTTTTGTCCAACGGACATCTGCATACATAAGCCAGACGGATAATCACATCGCGGAGCTAACTGTAAGAGAAACACTAGATTTTGCCGCTAGATGCCAAGGCTCAAGTGACGGTTTTTCAG GATATATGGAGGATCTTACTCGGTTGGAGAAGGAAAAGAATATACGTCCCCGCCCTGAGATAGATGCTTATATGAAG GCATCTTCTGTTGGTGGTAAGAGACATAGTGTCTCAACAGACTACATCTTGAAAGTTCTCGGTCTGGATGTATGCTCTGATACATTAGTTGGCAATGATATGCTCCGGGGTGTTTCCGGGGGACAGAAAAAGAGAGTGACTACAG GAGAAATGGTGGTTGGGCCTAGGAAAACACTTTTTATGGATGAGATATCAACTGGGCTAGATAGCTCTACAACATACCAAATTGTAAATTGTATAAGAAATTTTGTTCATGTGATGGAAGGAACAGTTTTAATGGCACTTCTTCAGCCTGCTCCTGAAACTTTTGAACTTTTTGATGATCTGATACTGTTATCTGAAGGATATCTTATATATCAAGGACCTCGGGCCAATGTTATTGAGTTTTTTGAGTCATTGGGTTTTCGTTTGCCTCCTCGTAAGAGTATTGCTGATTTTCTACAAGAG GTAACATCAAGAAAGGATCAGGCACAATACTGGAGTGATCATTCCAAGCCATATGAGTTTGTTCCAGTGTCAAAACTAGCTGAAGATTTTAAGAATTCTAGATATGCTCAGGACCTAAAATCTTTTCTCTCTGTTCCATACAATAAATCCAGAAAACACTCTTCAGCTCTGCCCACAACAAATTTTGCTGAGTCAAAATGGGTGCTCTTCAAAGCATGTTTTTCCAGAGAGTTGCTTCTCATTAACAGGCATCGTTTTCTGTACATCTTTAGAACATGCCAG GTTGCATTTGTAGGATTTGTGACCTGTACTATGTTTCTTCGAACGAAGCTACACCCTGTCGATGTGACAAATGGTGACCTGTATCTTTCATGTTTGTTTTTCGGTCTCGTGCATATGATGTTTAATGGATTTTCAGAGCTACCTCTTATGATATTTCGACTTCCAGTATTTTACAAGCAACGAGATAATCTTTTCTATCCTGCATGGACATGGTCTCTCTCAAGTTTCATTCTTCGTGTCCCTTACTCAGTGATCGAGGCTGTAGTATGGTCTTGCATTGTTTATTATTCAGTAGGATTTGCTCCTGGAGCTGGAAG GTTTTTCCGCTTTATGTTTTTACTCTTCTCAGTGCACCAAATGGCATTGGGTCTTTTCCGGACAATGGCTTGTCTTGCTAGAGATATGATCATCGCAAATACTTTTGGATCAGCTGCCTTATTGATAGTATTTTTATTAGGTGGATTTGTTTTGCCAAAAG AAATGATCAAGCCATGGTGGGTCTGGGCCTTCTGGGTGTCTCCATTGTCCTATGGGCAGCGTGCGATTTCTGTTAATGAATTTACTGCCACAAGATGGATGGAG ACATCAGCTGCTGGAAACTTTACCCTTGGAAACACTGTTCTCCAGCTTCATAGTTTACCCAGTGATCGATATTGGTATTGGCTTGGAGTTGGTGTGTTACTAGCGTATGCCCTATTTTTCAACATCACCGTGACATTGGCGCTTGCCTTTCTCGAAC CTATGAAAAAACCACAAACAATTGTTTCACAGGATCATGATCTAGTAAATTCAGCGAGCAACG GTCAAGCTGGAAAATCTGATATGATCTTAGGAATGGATTCAAAAACAAAGAAAGGAATGATTCTCCCATTTCAACCATTAACCATGACTTTCCATAATGTCAATTACTTTGTTGATATGCCCAAG GAAATGAGCTCACAAGGTGTCCCAGAAACAAGGTTGCAATTGTTATCCAATGTCAGTGGAGTATTCTCACCTGGTGTTCTTACTGCATTAGTTGGGTCAAGTGGGGCAGGGAAGACCACATTGATGGATGTACTTGCTGGTAGGAAGACCAGTGGGTGTGTAGAGGGAGATATTAAAATATCTGGTTACCTTAAGGAACAAAAAACATTTGCTAGAATATCAGGATATGTTGAACAAAGCGACATACATTCTCCTCAGTTGACAGTTCACGAATCTCTCTGGTTTTCGTCGTTTCTTAGGCTTCCAAAGGAAGTGAATGAAGAACAGAGACGA GAGTTTGTTGAAGAGGTAATGCAATTAGTAGAACTTGACTATTTAAGACATGCCTTGGTAGGCTTGCCAGGGAGTACTGGCTTATCCACAGAACAAAGAAAACGCTTGACAATTGCAGTGGAGCTTGTCGCAAATCCGTCAATCATTTTTATGGATGAACCTACATCTGGTCTTGATGCACGAGCAGCAGCCATTGTCATGCGAACAGTTCGTAATACTGTTGATACTGGAAGAACCGTTGTTTGCACCATTCATCAGCCGAGTATTGAGATATTTGAAACCTTTGATGAG CTACTTCTAATGAAGCGAGGGGGAAGAGTGATATATGGTGGAAAGCTTGGTGAGAAATCACAAACCATGATAGACTATTTTCAG GAGATTAGTGGAATTCCCCCAATACCAAACGGTTACAATCCTGCGACTTGGATGCTTGAGATAAGCACGCCTTTTGTCGAAGAGAGGATTACAAAAGATTTTGCGGTGATTTATTGTAATTCCCAGCAGTACAG GGATGTGGAAGCTTCCATTCAGAGATTTAGCATTCCACTTGAACAATCAGAGCCCCTGAAATTTAGCTCCACATATTCTAAAGATGCAATTTCTCAATTTAATATATGCCTTTGGAAGCAAAATCTCGTGTATTGGCGAAGCCCAATGTACAATGTTGTGAGATTGGTCTTTACAACAGTAAGCGCAATTATCATTGGCACTATATTTTGGGATGTAGGCTCAAAAAG GGATTCGACTCAAAACTTATTTGTCGTATTGGGAGCGCTTTATTCTTCTGTTCTGTTTCTTGGGGTCAACAATGCTTCTTCAGTACAACCAGTAGTATCCATAGAGAGAACAGTTTTCTACCGAGAAAAAGCTGCTGGAATGTACTCTCCATTTCCTTATGCATTTGCCCAG GGCCTTGTGGAAATTCCATACATTTTGGTCCAAACGATATCATATGGAATCATTACATACTTCTTGATCAACTTTGAGAGGACAGCTG GCAAAATTTTCCTGTATCTCCTGTTTATGTTTCTTACATTCACATATTTCACCTTCTACGGAATGATGGTCGTTGGTCTTACTCCCACTCAAAACTTGGCTTCCGTCATTTCCTCGGCCTTTTATTCGTTATGGAATCTCCTCTCAGGATTCCTGGTTCCAAAACCT CAAATTCCTGGATGGTGGATATGGTTCTATTATGTCTGTCCGATTTCTTGGACTTTACGAGGTATAATAACATCCCAACTGGGTGATGTTGAGACAATGGTTATAGGACCTGGATTCGAAGGTTCGGTGAAGGACTTCATTGAAGCACGGTTTGGCTATGGTCCAGGGATGTTTGGAATTACAGTAGTAGTGCTCGTTGGATTTATCCTTTTCTTCTTTTCGGTGTTTGCAATCTCTCTCAAAGTTCTCAATTTTCAGAAACGATGA